A single region of the Bacillus cereus genome encodes:
- a CDS encoding DUF4931 domain-containing protein translates to MRISCLLFFPIPFKGFPPPFPECIKRDFYTYFKGAYIQMDTQQLYFLNDIGKQKPESIRNRSAACPFCDRENLTDILATEGSIIWLKNKFPTLKDTFQTVLIETDNCEDHIGTYTEEHMRKLIHFSIQHWLHLQKSEEFTSVILYKNHGPFSGGSLHHAHMQIIGMKHVDYLDNIEEENFQGVIVQKNGHIELNISERPIIGFTEFNIIIEDIAFLDEMTNYIQQTVRYILTDFHKGCSSYNLFFYNLNGKIICKVVPRFVVSPLYVGYKIPQVSTKLEDVKIQLAQYFTRREDEILHKKTE, encoded by the coding sequence ATGAGGATATCTTGTCTTTTATTTTTCCCTATTCCCTTTAAAGGATTTCCCCCTCCTTTTCCCGAATGTATTAAGCGGGATTTTTACACATATTTTAAAGGGGCATATATACAAATGGATACTCAACAACTATATTTTTTAAACGATATCGGTAAACAAAAGCCGGAAAGCATTCGGAACAGAAGCGCTGCATGTCCTTTTTGTGACAGAGAGAATTTAACGGATATTTTAGCAACTGAGGGCTCTATTATTTGGTTGAAAAACAAATTCCCTACATTAAAAGATACATTTCAAACAGTGTTAATTGAAACTGATAATTGTGAGGATCATATCGGAACATATACAGAAGAGCATATGAGAAAATTAATTCATTTCTCTATTCAACATTGGTTACACTTGCAGAAAAGTGAAGAATTTACATCTGTGATTTTATACAAAAATCACGGTCCATTTTCAGGTGGAAGTTTGCACCATGCACACATGCAAATTATCGGAATGAAGCATGTAGACTATCTCGACAATATTGAAGAAGAAAATTTCCAAGGGGTAATTGTTCAAAAAAACGGACACATTGAGCTCAACATTTCAGAGCGCCCCATTATCGGTTTTACTGAATTTAACATAATCATTGAAGATATTGCATTTCTCGATGAAATGACAAACTATATTCAGCAAACTGTACGTTACATACTGACAGATTTCCATAAAGGGTGTAGTAGTTATAACCTATTTTTCTATAACCTAAACGGAAAAATCATTTGTAAAGTTGTTCCTAGGTTTGTCGTTTCACCGTTGTATGTAGGATATAAAATACCCCAAGTTTCTACAAAACTAGAGGATGTAAAAATACAACTAGCGCAGTATTTCACGAGACGAGAAGATGAAATTCTCCATAAGAAAACAGAGTAG
- a CDS encoding sensor histidine kinase — protein MLGYARIATIVMICFVYANHVSRETAYLQVFVGIALFIYIVNHILLVKVKGSRKLVFYTLLANGIVTALLGFLFPETCLYLIIFGIDAVGLFIHDWRKSMTYFFIIFFFLCWFVNILHTYQHVGSLELESNAINFMFIVFSALAGSLIKKLTVARQMVDEQYEELALSHTALKEAHEQLRLYAKEVEELTAVRERNDIAREIHDTVGHNMTALLVQLQLAEALWKQKSDATEEVLHTCHGLARKSLQEVRASVHAVKEESKLGNIIEDMREMLHGYSKATKVQVSFQLQGDPVVIPLSLQPTLLRIMQESLTNAKRHGKASLCEVSLTCSMKQVKLCILDNGFGVNEVSPGFGLLNMKERVEEHGGTIQFESEIEKGFRLQIEFPLQEKTWIIGGTV, from the coding sequence ATGTTAGGATACGCGCGGATTGCTACAATCGTCATGATTTGTTTCGTTTATGCAAACCATGTTTCACGTGAAACAGCATATTTACAAGTTTTTGTCGGTATTGCACTTTTTATTTATATTGTGAATCATATTTTACTTGTAAAAGTAAAAGGGAGTAGAAAACTCGTATTTTATACTTTGCTAGCAAATGGTATTGTTACAGCGTTATTAGGATTTTTATTTCCCGAGACATGTTTATATTTGATTATATTTGGGATTGATGCGGTAGGGTTATTTATTCATGATTGGCGTAAAAGCATGACGTATTTTTTTATTATCTTTTTCTTTCTTTGTTGGTTTGTGAATATCTTACATACGTATCAACATGTAGGGAGTTTAGAACTTGAGAGTAATGCGATTAATTTTATGTTCATCGTTTTTAGTGCTTTAGCTGGAAGTTTAATAAAAAAACTTACAGTAGCTCGGCAAATGGTAGATGAGCAATATGAGGAATTAGCATTATCTCATACAGCTTTAAAAGAAGCGCATGAACAATTACGGCTATATGCTAAAGAGGTGGAAGAATTGACTGCTGTTCGGGAGCGGAATGATATTGCCCGAGAAATTCATGATACAGTTGGTCACAATATGACTGCCTTACTTGTTCAATTACAATTGGCAGAGGCTTTGTGGAAACAAAAATCGGACGCTACGGAAGAGGTTTTACATACATGTCACGGGCTAGCTAGAAAATCACTTCAAGAGGTGAGAGCTTCTGTGCATGCCGTAAAAGAAGAAAGTAAACTAGGGAACATAATAGAGGATATGCGTGAAATGTTACATGGATATTCTAAAGCGACGAAAGTACAAGTATCTTTTCAATTACAAGGGGATCCGGTTGTGATTCCGTTGTCACTACAACCTACATTGCTTCGGATTATGCAAGAGTCTTTAACGAATGCAAAACGTCATGGGAAAGCGAGTTTATGTGAAGTGAGTCTAACCTGTTCAATGAAACAAGTTAAACTATGTATTCTGGATAATGGTTTTGGGGTTAATGAAGTAAGTCCAGGCTTTGGTTTACTTAATATGAAAGAACGTGTAGAGGAACATGGTGGAACTATTCAATTTGAGAGTGAGATAGAAAAAGGTTTCCGGTTACAGATTGAATTTCCGCTTCAGGAGAAAACGTGGATAATAGGGGGAACGGTATGA
- a CDS encoding TatD family hydrolase, translating to MKWIDSHIHVDQYKGEEKNRLLKDVENSKEVKGLIAVSMNYQSCKDTLSLAKRYPFVHPAIGFHPEQLIHREECERIFKLIEAHVEDIVAIGEVGLPYYLRKEDENIAIDPYIAVLKKFVELASKHDLPIVLHAVYEDADTVCDFLEEYKVSRAHFHWFKGSEETMKRMMRNGYYISITPDVLHKEKIRKIVSYYPLEYMMVETDGPWEFREDTMTHPKMIREVLKEISVIKNVSVDEVTETIYENTIQFYLKG from the coding sequence ATGAAATGGATTGATAGTCATATACATGTTGACCAATATAAAGGTGAAGAGAAAAATAGATTACTTAAAGATGTGGAAAATAGTAAAGAGGTAAAGGGGCTTATTGCAGTATCTATGAATTATCAATCATGTAAAGACACTTTATCTTTAGCGAAGCGATATCCTTTTGTACATCCAGCAATAGGTTTTCATCCGGAGCAACTGATTCATAGAGAAGAATGTGAGCGCATATTTAAATTAATTGAAGCTCATGTAGAGGACATTGTTGCGATTGGTGAAGTGGGACTCCCGTATTATTTAAGGAAAGAAGATGAAAATATTGCTATCGATCCATACATAGCGGTGTTAAAAAAGTTTGTTGAACTAGCTAGTAAACATGATTTACCAATTGTATTGCATGCGGTTTATGAAGATGCTGACACTGTATGTGATTTTCTTGAAGAATATAAAGTTTCACGTGCACACTTTCATTGGTTTAAAGGAAGTGAAGAGACAATGAAACGGATGATGAGGAATGGTTATTATATTTCTATCACACCGGATGTTTTACATAAGGAGAAAATTAGGAAAATCGTTTCGTATTATCCGCTTGAATATATGATGGTAGAAACAGATGGCCCATGGGAATTTCGAGAGGATACTATGACGCACCCTAAAATGATTCGAGAAGTACTAAAAGAAATCAGTGTCATAAAAAACGTATCTGTTGATGAGGTTACAGAAACAATATACGAAAATACAATTCAATTTTATTTGAAAGGATAG
- a CDS encoding LacI family DNA-binding transcriptional regulator → MANIKDIAKMAGVSVTTVSRVLNDHPYVSEEKRKIVLEIVEKLNYSQNANAVHLSKGKTNIVGVILPYINHPCFDAMVGGMMEIALAHNYRVLLCQTNYNKKEEMKSLHMLKTKQLDGLIICSRANDWETIEPYASYGAIVACEDNDISNISSVYTNHSAAFQLGMDYLIEKGYKKIGYCTGRKLGPSSQKRFDVYKQQLQSIDEEVDEEWIFTECFTLEDGVRVAHKLKGMQHLPEALIVAGDEVAIGVMTEAEKLGIQVPKDLAIIGFDNQPISQVLQLTTIDQNLKEIGKKAFEMFYRQISDESSKQEKVEIPYELVERSTV, encoded by the coding sequence ATGGCTAATATTAAAGATATTGCAAAGATGGCTGGGGTTTCAGTTACGACTGTTTCGAGGGTATTAAATGATCATCCGTATGTAAGTGAAGAAAAAAGGAAAATTGTTTTAGAAATAGTTGAGAAATTGAATTACTCACAAAATGCAAATGCTGTTCATTTATCAAAAGGGAAGACGAATATTGTTGGTGTGATTTTACCTTATATTAATCATCCGTGTTTTGATGCGATGGTGGGTGGAATGATGGAAATTGCGTTAGCTCACAATTATAGAGTGCTTCTTTGTCAAACGAATTACAATAAAAAAGAAGAAATGAAAAGTTTACATATGTTGAAAACAAAGCAACTAGATGGTCTAATCATTTGTTCTCGTGCGAATGATTGGGAAACGATAGAGCCGTATGCTTCCTATGGGGCAATTGTTGCTTGTGAAGATAATGATATTTCGAATATCTCAAGTGTATATACGAATCATTCGGCCGCTTTTCAATTAGGAATGGATTATTTAATCGAAAAAGGTTATAAAAAAATTGGTTATTGCACGGGAAGGAAATTAGGACCGAGTAGTCAAAAGCGTTTTGATGTTTATAAACAGCAATTGCAATCTATAGATGAAGAAGTGGATGAAGAATGGATTTTCACAGAATGTTTTACATTAGAAGATGGCGTGAGAGTGGCTCATAAATTAAAGGGGATGCAGCATCTTCCTGAAGCATTAATAGTAGCAGGAGATGAAGTAGCGATTGGGGTGATGACAGAAGCTGAAAAATTAGGTATTCAAGTTCCTAAAGATTTAGCGATTATTGGCTTTGATAATCAACCTATTTCGCAAGTGTTGCAACTTACAACCATTGATCAAAATTTAAAGGAGATAGGTAAAAAGGCCTTTGAAATGTTTTACAGGCAAATAAGTGATGAAAGTTCTAAACAAGAAAAGGTGGAAATTCCATACGAACTTGTGGAACGCTCTACAGTTTAA
- a CDS encoding PH domain-containing protein, whose amino-acid sequence MNELLLSMKKYIEDDEKILAFVVGIFEKDDFTLSYQHGIFAATTRRLLFYGKFLYYPATFKDYSYLHIDSIDFHPYFEFTCNHETIRAKYIQKGNVEQFVRTVRANMNN is encoded by the coding sequence ATGAATGAACTTTTATTGAGTATGAAAAAGTATATAGAGGATGATGAAAAGATTTTGGCTTTTGTAGTAGGGATATTTGAGAAGGATGATTTTACGCTATCGTATCAACATGGGATTTTTGCTGCTACTACTAGACGTCTCCTCTTTTACGGGAAATTTCTATACTATCCTGCAACATTTAAAGATTATTCATATTTGCATATAGATAGCATAGATTTTCATCCGTATTTTGAATTTACTTGTAATCATGAAACCATTCGCGCTAAGTATATTCAGAAAGGGAATGTGGAGCAATTTGTCCGTACAGTTAGAGCGAATATGAATAATTAA
- a CDS encoding DUF2334 domain-containing protein: MKKVLLLFFSILLLIPIHTSAQTSYKPKVLILYSTEDNKITNNVQILNTQLGHFTNDITVKSLKEMNETTNSSSYTNIVYIGEKKEGFSIAAKQFLENFSGPVLVLGQNVEQLSNRFSFITSDETDIRTHTIEYPTHKLKNELQEERLMKKIEAKGTTLAYALSADGTHPLIVHQGTSYYVATPNLFDWMSHYVGEMLFSYFEQKPMTNKTSAYLRLEDVHPAVNVKQLKEIAELLKKKKLPYMITVIPVYKDPNTGKTVHLKDNSELIDVLRFMQDNGGSIVMHGYTHQFYDSETGEGFEFWDVKTDQPIRQPNHEKPKTKDDFQSTEDYNKYVENGKTFEEKYIKEHIEKGITELVEAKLYPVAFEAPHYTMSQKGYEILSQYFSTYVGQLQLNDTTWKSMHSPAYTSTPSFLHGMKLMPETVGFIEEGTPQDIAKMKERALSITKLSDGIIGAFYHPYLGVQPLKEVLKELESIPNVAWIDLQKETNEVKMKDIHITTNKDGIHVEKPTSANDMIDYIKQYGFFLIIGFIVIVFLLLLRRAKKLES; encoded by the coding sequence ATGAAAAAAGTCCTACTACTCTTTTTTAGCATTTTACTACTCATTCCTATACACACATCTGCGCAAACATCATACAAGCCAAAAGTACTTATTTTGTATAGTACAGAAGACAACAAAATTACAAACAATGTACAAATCCTTAATACTCAGTTAGGACACTTTACAAATGATATAACAGTAAAAAGTTTAAAAGAAATGAATGAAACTACTAACTCATCTTCTTATACAAATATTGTTTATATCGGAGAAAAAAAAGAAGGTTTTTCTATTGCAGCAAAACAATTTCTAGAAAACTTCTCAGGTCCAGTATTAGTTTTAGGGCAAAATGTTGAACAATTATCTAATCGTTTTTCTTTCATTACCTCGGATGAAACTGATATACGAACTCATACTATAGAATATCCGACACACAAATTAAAAAATGAATTACAAGAAGAACGCTTAATGAAGAAAATTGAAGCAAAAGGAACAACTCTTGCTTACGCCTTGAGTGCCGATGGAACCCATCCGTTAATCGTTCACCAAGGAACATCATATTATGTCGCGACTCCAAACCTTTTTGATTGGATGTCTCATTACGTCGGTGAAATGCTATTTTCTTACTTCGAACAAAAGCCTATGACAAATAAAACTTCAGCTTATTTACGCCTTGAAGACGTTCACCCAGCTGTAAATGTAAAGCAATTAAAAGAAATTGCTGAATTACTAAAAAAGAAAAAGCTTCCTTATATGATTACCGTTATCCCTGTCTACAAAGATCCAAACACAGGAAAAACAGTACATTTAAAGGATAACTCTGAATTAATTGATGTTTTACGCTTTATGCAAGATAACGGTGGCTCTATCGTCATGCATGGTTACACTCATCAATTTTATGATAGTGAAACTGGCGAAGGTTTTGAATTTTGGGATGTAAAAACTGATCAACCAATTCGTCAACCGAACCATGAAAAACCAAAAACAAAAGACGATTTCCAATCTACAGAGGACTATAATAAATACGTGGAAAACGGAAAAACCTTTGAAGAAAAGTATATTAAAGAGCATATTGAAAAAGGGATTACAGAGCTTGTAGAAGCTAAATTGTATCCAGTTGCCTTTGAAGCTCCGCACTATACAATGTCTCAAAAAGGATACGAGATACTTTCTCAATATTTCTCTACTTATGTAGGACAACTACAACTAAACGATACAACTTGGAAATCTATGCATTCACCAGCTTATACGAGTACACCATCGTTTTTACATGGGATGAAATTAATGCCTGAAACGGTTGGATTTATCGAAGAAGGCACGCCACAAGATATTGCCAAAATGAAAGAACGTGCTTTATCTATCACTAAACTATCTGATGGAATTATCGGCGCTTTTTATCATCCTTACTTAGGTGTTCAACCATTAAAAGAAGTATTAAAGGAACTAGAAAGTATTCCAAACGTAGCGTGGATTGATTTACAAAAAGAAACGAATGAAGTAAAAATGAAAGATATTCATATTACTACTAATAAAGACGGCATTCACGTTGAAAAACCAACAAGTGCGAATGACATGATTGATTATATAAAACAATATGGGTTCTTCCTTATAATTGGGTTCATTGTAATTGTCTTTCTTTTATTATTAAGACGTGCGAAAAAATTAGAGTCATAA
- a CDS encoding spore coat protein B → MNMKKAIIVIASTAIALYTIKNRTKKQNENTLYYPYTLLKKK, encoded by the coding sequence ATGAATATGAAGAAAGCCATTATTGTAATCGCAAGTACAGCAATTGCCTTATACACAATAAAAAATAGAACAAAGAAACAAAACGAAAATACTCTATATTATCCATACACATTATTAAAGAAAAAATAA
- a CDS encoding transglycosylase SLT domain-containing protein has protein sequence MKKFFVGFLVVLGVYLYFQEKSEGMDKLMNETSYVDSEEAKQMKQIIIEEAKKVNLPEWIPLTIAEHESRLNPRSVGDNGTSFGLFQLHRGGGLAPGNLTDEELKDPRTNAQIAMPHLMKGYQRGVQKGLTDFALLKYVANTSGWPGNLGPEWTDNNMKYNVGLEDVYYRNKGVIK, from the coding sequence GTGAAGAAATTCTTTGTAGGATTTTTAGTTGTTCTTGGAGTGTATTTATATTTCCAAGAGAAGTCTGAAGGAATGGATAAGCTAATGAATGAGACAAGCTATGTTGATTCAGAGGAAGCAAAACAGATGAAACAAATTATTATAGAGGAAGCAAAGAAAGTAAACCTTCCAGAATGGATACCTCTTACAATTGCCGAACATGAAAGTAGGTTAAATCCAAGAAGTGTTGGAGATAACGGAACTTCATTCGGATTGTTTCAATTGCACCGCGGTGGTGGGCTTGCACCAGGTAATTTAACTGATGAAGAGTTGAAAGATCCGCGTACAAATGCGCAAATAGCAATGCCGCATTTAATGAAGGGATATCAGCGCGGGGTGCAAAAAGGTTTGACTGATTTTGCATTACTGAAATATGTAGCGAATACATCAGGTTGGCCAGGAAATTTAGGGCCAGAGTGGACGGATAACAACATGAAGTATAACGTTGGATTAGAGGACGTATACTATCGAAATAAAGGTGTAATAAAGTAA
- a CDS encoding response regulator, translating to MIRIMIVDDQSLIRDGLAMLLNLRSELEVVGTATDGDEVIQKVKELHPEIILMDIRMPRMNGVEGTRLVREQFPHIKVLMLTTFSDSELIFEALEQGASGYLLKDMETDAIVQAILTVHGGGAVLPQDVTAQIVKELKKTKTVVEYTTPEQLELLTEREVDVLREIGLGLNNKEIAEKLFITEGTVKNHVSNLISKLELRDRTQAAIYAVRYGVTMYT from the coding sequence ATGATTCGCATTATGATTGTTGATGATCAATCACTCATTCGTGATGGTTTAGCGATGTTGTTAAATTTACGTTCGGAACTTGAAGTAGTGGGAACAGCTACTGATGGAGACGAAGTGATACAGAAAGTGAAAGAGTTACATCCTGAAATTATTTTGATGGATATTCGGATGCCTCGTATGAATGGTGTTGAAGGAACACGTCTAGTTAGAGAACAGTTCCCTCATATAAAGGTTCTTATGTTGACGACTTTTAGTGATAGTGAGCTTATTTTTGAAGCATTAGAGCAAGGAGCAAGTGGGTATTTATTGAAGGACATGGAGACAGATGCAATCGTTCAAGCTATTTTAACGGTACATGGCGGAGGAGCTGTGCTTCCTCAAGATGTAACAGCGCAAATTGTAAAGGAATTAAAAAAGACAAAAACAGTAGTAGAGTACACCACGCCAGAACAATTAGAACTATTAACTGAGCGAGAAGTAGATGTTTTAAGAGAAATTGGACTTGGGTTAAATAATAAAGAGATTGCGGAAAAGCTATTTATTACAGAGGGAACTGTTAAGAATCATGTTTCCAATTTAATTAGCAAGTTAGAACTGAGAGATCGAACGCAAGCAGCGATATACGCAGTAAGATATGGCGTCACGATGTACACATGA
- a CDS encoding YxeA family protein has translation MKKKMITTIIAMIVIVVMLLPTKLGPVIDKYNPLYKTKEYYTVVNTIGQHIGDEWYEYEFIAFDERGREQKIKKTVKYMLKKDEALKVYAKGRYGEAIEEIEAVNIPINAKSKLLTMR, from the coding sequence ATGAAGAAAAAAATGATCACTACTATAATAGCGATGATAGTGATAGTAGTAATGTTACTGCCTACGAAACTTGGACCAGTTATCGATAAATATAATCCACTTTATAAGACGAAAGAATATTATACGGTTGTGAATACAATTGGTCAGCATATTGGTGATGAGTGGTATGAATATGAGTTTATTGCATTTGACGAACGTGGAAGAGAGCAAAAAATAAAGAAGACTGTTAAGTATATGTTAAAGAAAGATGAAGCATTAAAGGTGTACGCAAAAGGACGCTACGGCGAGGCGATTGAAGAAATTGAAGCTGTAAATATTCCTATTAATGCAAAGAGTAAACTTTTAACGATGAGATAG
- the abc-f gene encoding ribosomal protection-like ABC-F family protein encodes MTICSVNNVTKSFGGNIIFENISLEIKNGERIGLVGRNGSGKTTILQLLTGMESLDEGAIHMKKGTRIGHVAQIPKFDEDMTVYDVLSSAFKEEKELEREMHALEKHMAEEREPSALQKLMERYGLIQEKFAFLGGYEIEANIMKVANGLQVTELFPRSFMELSGGEQTKVSLAYMLLQKPDLLLLDEPTNHLDLFAVEWLEQFLKEYTGTVMVISHDRYFLDEVVTKIFDLEDGEIHVYYTNYSQFVEEKEERLLQEFQAYQEQQKKIKKMKEAIKRLREWANQANPPNEGLHKRARNMERALERIEKLKRPILDRKQMGLQFEGQERSGKDVVVMKEVSKGFADKSLFEKANLHIRFQERAAIVGRNGTGKTTLLKLLLEEMKQDAGEIRIGSSVKIGYLSQHAYGNMKNNVLEAFRDCVAVTEGEARHILARFLFYGPAVFKKVTQLSGGEKMRLRLAQLMYQDVNFLILDEPTNHLDIESREVLEEALEQYNGTILAVSHDRYFLNKLFEKTYWIDEHKLFEFVGNYAWARQKWEERIEKQVAKQKQQQQGNKVLKVIPIKKKESRNLEEVENELMHVEEDIYAIECEMEHLADVEKLEKLYEEKMKKELLRVDLYNELENIVE; translated from the coding sequence ATGACAATTTGTAGTGTAAATAATGTAACGAAATCTTTTGGTGGAAACATCATATTTGAAAATATATCGCTTGAAATAAAGAATGGTGAACGTATTGGTTTAGTTGGTCGTAACGGTAGCGGGAAGACAACTATCTTGCAGCTTCTAACAGGAATGGAGAGTTTGGACGAAGGAGCCATTCATATGAAGAAAGGTACACGTATTGGTCATGTGGCGCAAATTCCAAAATTTGATGAGGATATGACTGTATATGATGTATTGAGCTCCGCTTTTAAAGAAGAAAAGGAATTAGAAAGAGAAATGCATGCTTTAGAAAAGCATATGGCGGAAGAACGGGAACCGTCTGCTCTGCAAAAATTGATGGAGAGGTATGGGTTAATTCAAGAAAAGTTTGCGTTTCTCGGTGGTTATGAGATAGAAGCGAATATCATGAAGGTAGCAAATGGTCTACAGGTGACGGAACTATTTCCCCGATCATTTATGGAGTTAAGTGGTGGAGAACAAACAAAAGTAAGTCTTGCGTACATGCTATTGCAGAAACCGGATTTACTTTTGCTAGATGAACCAACCAATCATCTAGATTTATTTGCCGTAGAATGGCTAGAGCAATTTCTAAAAGAATATACAGGAACAGTTATGGTCATTTCACATGATCGCTATTTCCTTGATGAAGTTGTAACGAAAATTTTTGATTTAGAAGATGGAGAAATTCACGTATATTATACGAACTATTCCCAGTTTGTTGAGGAAAAGGAAGAACGGTTGCTTCAAGAATTTCAAGCGTATCAAGAACAGCAAAAGAAAATAAAGAAAATGAAAGAAGCAATTAAGCGTCTGCGTGAATGGGCAAATCAAGCGAATCCACCGAATGAAGGATTGCACAAGAGAGCGAGAAATATGGAACGTGCATTAGAGCGTATAGAGAAACTAAAGAGACCCATTTTGGATAGAAAACAGATGGGACTTCAGTTTGAAGGGCAAGAGAGAAGCGGAAAAGATGTTGTTGTAATGAAAGAAGTGAGTAAAGGATTTGCTGACAAATCTTTATTCGAGAAGGCAAATTTGCATATTCGTTTTCAGGAGCGCGCAGCTATCGTTGGACGTAATGGTACAGGAAAGACTACGTTATTAAAATTACTATTAGAAGAAATGAAGCAAGATGCTGGAGAAATTCGGATTGGTAGTAGTGTGAAAATCGGTTATTTATCGCAACATGCGTATGGGAATATGAAGAACAATGTATTGGAAGCTTTCAGAGATTGCGTAGCTGTAACAGAGGGAGAAGCAAGACATATATTAGCTCGCTTTTTATTTTATGGTCCAGCTGTTTTTAAGAAAGTAACGCAACTTAGCGGCGGAGAAAAAATGAGGTTAAGGCTCGCGCAACTCATGTATCAAGATGTCAACTTTCTTATTTTAGATGAACCGACGAATCATCTTGATATTGAATCAAGGGAAGTTTTAGAGGAAGCCCTTGAACAATATAACGGGACAATTTTAGCTGTTTCACATGATCGTTATTTCTTAAATAAATTGTTTGAAAAGACATATTGGATTGATGAGCACAAATTATTTGAGTTTGTGGGGAACTATGCATGGGCTCGTCAAAAGTGGGAAGAAAGAATTGAGAAACAAGTGGCAAAACAGAAGCAGCAACAGCAAGGGAATAAAGTGTTAAAAGTAATACCTATAAAAAAGAAGGAGTCTAGGAATTTAGAGGAAGTTGAAAACGAGTTAATGCATGTAGAAGAAGATATATATGCAATAGAATGTGAAATGGAACATCTAGCTGATGTTGAAAAACTTGAAAAATTATATGAGGAAAAAATGAAGAAAGAGTTGTTACGAGTAGATTTATATAATGAATTAGAGAATATTGTGGAGTAA
- a CDS encoding YitT family protein, whose translation MVNQRIKEITLITIGSLLFAIGINYFAIPNRLSEGGIIGVTVVTYYLFDWSPGIVNFAINAILLAVGYKFFDKKTMVYTILGIVETSLFLYVTEHIEYHVNSDTLLAALFAGLFVGVGLGCMFKAGGTSGGSAILAQLANQYLGWSVGKGVLIIDIVVIAGSVFIIGQEKAMYTLVAVFIGAKVIDFIVEGMDTKIAVTIISNQPDLIRETITKNMTRGVTVLEGRGGYTGKNKEVLYIVINKQELVKLKQVISRVDEDAFVVIHDVRDVLGGGFKAS comes from the coding sequence ATGGTTAATCAACGTATAAAGGAAATAACACTAATTACAATTGGTTCATTATTATTCGCAATTGGTATTAATTACTTTGCAATTCCAAACCGTTTATCAGAGGGTGGAATTATTGGTGTAACGGTTGTTACGTACTATTTATTTGATTGGTCGCCGGGGATTGTGAATTTTGCTATAAATGCAATTTTACTAGCTGTTGGTTATAAATTTTTTGATAAGAAAACGATGGTTTATACAATTTTAGGGATTGTAGAAACATCCTTGTTTTTATATGTTACGGAACATATTGAGTATCATGTAAATAGTGATACGTTATTAGCGGCTCTATTCGCTGGCTTATTTGTCGGTGTCGGATTAGGCTGTATGTTCAAAGCTGGAGGTACATCAGGAGGATCGGCAATTTTAGCGCAGTTAGCCAATCAATATTTAGGGTGGAGCGTTGGTAAAGGCGTACTTATTATTGATATTGTGGTAATTGCTGGTTCTGTATTTATAATAGGGCAAGAAAAAGCAATGTACACACTTGTTGCAGTATTCATCGGAGCGAAAGTGATTGATTTCATTGTAGAAGGAATGGATACAAAAATAGCTGTTACAATCATTTCAAATCAACCGGATTTAATACGTGAAACTATTACGAAAAACATGACGCGTGGTGTCACTGTATTAGAAGGACGCGGCGGATATACTGGTAAAAATAAAGAAGTGTTATATATTGTTATTAATAAACAAGAGCTTGTTAAGTTAAAGCAAGTTATTAGCCGAGTAGATGAAGATGCTTTCGTTGTTATTCACGATGTACGTGATGTACTTGGTGGTGGCTTTAAAGCGAGCTAA
- a CDS encoding RAxF-45 family protein, giving the protein MKRSLAARAKFLDYIYFCRAIFHDVVVNGIRMPFFNNCIVAIER; this is encoded by the coding sequence ATGAAACGTTCTTTAGCTGCGCGTGCCAAATTTTTAGATTATATCTATTTTTGTCGTGCGATTTTTCATGATGTAGTTGTTAACGGGATACGTATGCCCTTTTTTAACAATTGCATAGTAGCTATTGAACGATAG